Proteins encoded by one window of Streptomyces uncialis:
- a CDS encoding CGNR zinc finger domain-containing protein, producing MLLNPYGEDAVNLAADLANRRPESAVELADRCRAAGLTLERRVTADDLSRSQAALNAWERIVDAAGEQERADLLNRMLAEAAAYPRLTSHPGTGWHLHYRDAEQPLDSVLFTLFAVGTALHLAGRGMHRLRRCEVIECGRAFADTSRTGRQRYCSHRCANRDAVRRHRARAAVT from the coding sequence ATGCTGCTCAACCCTTACGGCGAGGACGCGGTGAACCTGGCCGCAGACCTGGCCAACCGCCGGCCTGAGAGCGCAGTTGAGCTGGCAGACCGTTGCCGCGCCGCCGGGCTCACGCTGGAACGCCGGGTGACAGCGGACGATCTCAGCCGCTCCCAGGCCGCACTGAACGCCTGGGAGCGGATCGTCGACGCGGCCGGGGAACAGGAGCGCGCCGATCTGCTGAACCGGATGCTGGCCGAGGCAGCCGCCTACCCGCGACTGACCTCCCACCCCGGTACCGGCTGGCATCTGCACTACCGGGACGCGGAACAGCCTCTCGACTCCGTGCTGTTCACACTGTTCGCGGTCGGTACCGCACTGCATCTGGCGGGCCGGGGCATGCACCGGCTGCGACGCTGCGAGGTGATCGAGTGCGGCAGGGCCTTCGCCGACACCTCGCGGACCGGACGACAGCGCTACTGCTCACACCGCTGCGCCAATCGCGACGCCGTACGCAGGCACCGGGCACGAGCCGCGGTCACCTGA
- a CDS encoding MFS transporter, which produces MTQQTGGRAGSRARDPWRYRWIVLGIATFTQAASGFFVGGIGALGVHLQSALDLSTAQLGLLVSAAQLVPLAGLLVAGELLDRYSERWVVGIGAGVVGLALGAGSLAPGYTTLLVALLVVGMGYSTVQPGGSKSVASWFDASQRGFAMGIRQAGLPLGAALASAVLPLVAEEFGWRATLLTGGFVALLGAGLFMGCYRRPPTPPAPQGKEPSDPLAAQLRARLRMLREPSTVKIMLSGTSLISVQYGVGILTVLHLHRASSVGAGKAALVLVASQGAGVAGRICLAAWSDRSRSGRYAIVLVCMVAVIAGLVVLMAPAGRAPVVASGVFVWLGFFGFGWYGPWVAYVTEAAPPGRTGSALGLAMSVNQIAIVTVPPVLGLLVDRTSSFTPAWALLILLTVVALAVTAATERRPR; this is translated from the coding sequence ATGACACAACAAACCGGTGGACGCGCCGGATCCCGGGCCCGTGACCCGTGGCGCTATCGCTGGATCGTGCTGGGCATCGCCACCTTCACCCAGGCCGCGTCCGGCTTCTTCGTAGGCGGCATCGGAGCGCTCGGCGTCCACCTTCAGAGCGCCTTGGACCTGAGCACGGCGCAGCTGGGTCTGCTGGTCTCGGCGGCCCAGCTCGTGCCGTTGGCCGGGCTGCTGGTGGCCGGCGAGCTGCTGGACCGCTACAGCGAGCGCTGGGTGGTCGGGATCGGGGCCGGCGTGGTCGGGCTGGCTCTGGGCGCGGGGAGCCTGGCGCCGGGATACACAACCCTGCTGGTCGCCCTGTTGGTGGTCGGCATGGGATACAGCACCGTCCAGCCGGGTGGGAGCAAGTCGGTGGCGTCCTGGTTCGACGCGTCACAGCGCGGCTTCGCCATGGGTATCCGACAGGCCGGGCTCCCGCTGGGGGCGGCGCTCGCCTCGGCCGTACTCCCGCTCGTCGCTGAGGAGTTCGGCTGGCGGGCGACGCTGCTGACCGGCGGCTTCGTCGCGCTGCTCGGAGCCGGCCTCTTCATGGGCTGCTACCGTCGGCCACCCACACCGCCCGCCCCGCAGGGCAAGGAACCGTCGGACCCGCTCGCGGCACAGCTCCGCGCCCGGCTACGAATGCTCCGGGAACCGTCCACAGTGAAGATCATGCTGTCGGGAACCAGCCTGATCTCGGTGCAGTACGGCGTGGGCATCCTGACGGTGCTCCACCTCCACCGGGCGTCATCGGTCGGCGCCGGGAAGGCGGCCCTGGTCTTGGTGGCCTCCCAGGGTGCGGGCGTTGCGGGCCGGATATGCCTGGCGGCATGGAGCGACCGGAGCAGGTCCGGGCGCTATGCCATCGTGCTGGTCTGCATGGTCGCTGTGATCGCCGGGCTGGTTGTGCTGATGGCACCGGCCGGGAGGGCACCGGTCGTCGCTTCCGGCGTCTTCGTCTGGCTCGGCTTCTTCGGCTTCGGCTGGTACGGCCCGTGGGTCGCCTACGTCACCGAAGCGGCTCCACCGGGCAGGACCGGCTCTGCCCTGGGTCTGGCCATGTCCGTCAACCAGATCGCCATCGTCACGGTGCCGCCCGTGCTGGGCCTGCTGGTCGACCGCACCAGCAGCTTCACCCCGGCCTGGGCACTGCTGATTCTGCTGACCGTCGTCGCCCTGGCGGTCACAGCCGCCACGGAACGCCGCCCCCGCTAA
- a CDS encoding amidohydrolase family protein, whose translation MRLRFTSVTNGMATAAHGGERVVAEVQNILWSVPRDGTAATPLTPPDLEPSRPALSPDGRKVAMSAYRGGFFGIWVMDADGSGLRRLTDGPFDDRAPAWSPDGRTIAFCSERGGDPVAGSPYRIWAVSAAGGEPRRLTGARDQPGPRPDGAWEDFDPVWSHDGTRVLFVRAEVAASGLTARTIASVPATGGPVTVEHTATTGNLLAPAVSPAGRIAWLRSTPRPSRTEAIALFADGRAVELDDEIAAAPPRWIDDERLLLTVGGRFRMIRPHRDHAGEEIPLDATLEVRRPAYTVKKYMLEAERSRPVRGVHLPHLSPDGGSIAFAALNSLWVVGARGGTPRKVSRSSPTTYVQGPVWSPDGRALIFTDDRDGLNAVRRREQADGRETVLAPGGRVHGTLSPDGARLACLDLAGNLLVKDLATGEERVLAASLGGGGLPSRPSWSPGGRYLALCDRNRLNNRFREGHNLIRVVDTDSGASRLHGLAPHVSLSDRYASGPVWSPDGHWLACVSESALWLLPVGADGAPNGPARALSDEPADHPSWSGDSRTLLYQSNGRLRLLTIDASGSPSGAPRTVPVTLTYRRPTPVDTVVHTGLLWDGTGSAPRADVDILISGGRVTAVEPHRPGRPAVRHIDASDRTVLPGLWDAHTHPWQYTYGARQGALQLAYGITTTVSLGGFAYEQTRLRDDIAAGRLAAPRLLATGELLDGSRVAYSMGRAHRTREGFARSLSRAAALDWDFVKTYVRAPYARMEEAARHAHERLGVLSGGHLCSQGLLAGQDLTTHLKATERAEYGHGATPEGHTHQDTLELYTRGDFQMIATPFAATLLIGLHPEVADDARVKAMMPSWDVTAVEGMAARQPTPDELTSLRREVGVYRRVVHGGGRLLLGTDAPLTPVGLHLHMAMRALHRYGMSPAEVLTTATRAPARVFGVADHLGTVEPGKLADLTIVDGNPFEDFDALIRISGAVRGGRLYERAVLEGAFSHSAAHSAPHGGWATVSDQMLRDGCCEGPSALPQVGW comes from the coding sequence GTGCGGCTGCGGTTCACCTCCGTCACCAACGGCATGGCCACCGCCGCGCACGGCGGGGAGCGCGTCGTCGCGGAGGTGCAGAACATCCTCTGGTCCGTCCCCCGGGACGGAACGGCCGCCACCCCGCTCACCCCACCGGACCTCGAACCCAGCCGCCCGGCCCTCTCGCCGGACGGCCGCAAGGTCGCCATGAGCGCCTACCGCGGGGGGTTTTTCGGTATCTGGGTGATGGACGCGGACGGCTCCGGCCTGCGCCGCCTCACCGACGGACCCTTCGACGACCGGGCACCCGCCTGGTCCCCGGACGGCCGCACCATCGCCTTCTGCTCCGAGCGCGGTGGCGATCCGGTCGCGGGCAGCCCGTACCGTATCTGGGCCGTGTCCGCGGCGGGCGGCGAACCGCGCCGGCTCACAGGGGCGCGGGACCAGCCGGGCCCCCGCCCGGACGGAGCGTGGGAGGACTTCGACCCGGTGTGGTCCCACGACGGCACCCGCGTACTGTTCGTACGCGCCGAAGTCGCCGCTTCCGGCCTCACCGCCCGCACGATCGCGTCCGTCCCGGCCACCGGCGGACCGGTGACCGTCGAGCACACGGCCACCACCGGCAACCTGCTCGCACCCGCTGTCTCCCCCGCGGGCCGCATCGCCTGGCTCCGTAGCACCCCCAGGCCCTCCAGGACAGAAGCGATCGCGTTGTTCGCGGACGGCCGTGCGGTGGAGCTCGACGACGAGATCGCGGCCGCGCCGCCGCGGTGGATCGACGACGAGCGGCTGCTGCTCACCGTCGGGGGCCGGTTCCGGATGATCCGGCCGCACCGGGACCATGCCGGGGAGGAGATCCCGCTCGACGCCACCCTCGAAGTGCGAAGGCCCGCGTACACGGTCAAGAAGTACATGCTGGAGGCCGAGCGGTCCCGCCCGGTCCGCGGTGTCCATCTTCCTCATCTCTCACCGGACGGCGGGAGCATCGCCTTCGCCGCGCTCAACTCGCTGTGGGTGGTGGGTGCGCGCGGCGGCACTCCGCGCAAGGTGTCGCGGAGTTCCCCCACCACCTATGTGCAAGGGCCGGTGTGGTCCCCGGACGGCCGCGCGCTGATCTTCACGGACGACCGGGACGGGCTCAACGCCGTACGCCGCCGTGAACAGGCCGACGGCCGCGAGACGGTTCTCGCTCCCGGCGGCCGGGTCCACGGGACGCTCTCGCCCGACGGTGCCCGCCTGGCCTGTCTGGACCTGGCGGGGAACCTCTTGGTGAAGGACCTCGCCACCGGAGAGGAGAGGGTCCTGGCGGCATCTCTCGGAGGCGGCGGGCTGCCCAGCCGTCCCAGCTGGTCACCCGGCGGACGGTACCTCGCCCTGTGCGACCGCAACCGGCTCAACAACCGCTTCCGCGAGGGCCACAACCTCATCCGCGTCGTGGACACGGACAGCGGCGCCTCGCGACTGCACGGACTGGCCCCGCATGTCTCGCTGTCCGACCGGTACGCCTCGGGACCGGTGTGGTCGCCCGACGGACACTGGCTGGCCTGCGTCAGCGAATCCGCGCTGTGGCTGCTGCCCGTCGGCGCGGACGGCGCGCCCAACGGCCCCGCCCGCGCCCTGTCCGATGAACCGGCCGACCACCCGTCGTGGTCAGGGGACTCGCGAACCCTGCTCTACCAGTCCAACGGCCGACTGCGGCTGCTCACCATCGACGCCTCCGGCTCGCCCTCGGGCGCTCCGCGAACCGTGCCGGTCACCCTGACGTACCGGCGTCCGACGCCCGTCGACACCGTGGTGCACACCGGCCTGCTCTGGGACGGCACCGGTTCCGCACCGCGCGCGGACGTCGACATCCTCATCAGCGGGGGCCGCGTGACGGCCGTCGAACCGCACCGGCCCGGCCGACCCGCCGTCCGTCACATCGACGCGTCGGACCGTACGGTGCTGCCCGGCCTGTGGGACGCGCACACGCACCCGTGGCAGTACACGTACGGTGCCCGGCAGGGAGCACTCCAGCTCGCGTACGGCATCACCACCACGGTGTCCCTGGGCGGGTTCGCGTACGAGCAGACACGGTTGCGGGACGACATCGCGGCGGGCCGGCTGGCGGCGCCCCGGCTGCTGGCGACCGGGGAGTTGCTCGACGGCTCCCGCGTCGCCTACAGCATGGGGCGTGCCCACCGCACGCGTGAGGGATTCGCCCGCTCACTGTCCCGGGCCGCCGCCCTGGACTGGGACTTCGTCAAGACCTATGTGCGGGCCCCCTACGCGCGGATGGAGGAGGCCGCACGTCATGCCCACGAACGCCTCGGGGTGCTCAGCGGTGGACACCTGTGCTCCCAGGGCCTCTTGGCCGGACAGGACCTGACCACGCACCTGAAGGCCACCGAACGCGCCGAGTACGGGCACGGCGCGACCCCCGAGGGACATACCCACCAGGACACCCTGGAGCTCTACACCAGGGGCGACTTCCAAATGATCGCCACGCCATTCGCCGCGACGCTGCTGATCGGGCTGCATCCCGAGGTGGCCGACGATGCCCGGGTCAAGGCGATGATGCCGTCGTGGGACGTCACGGCCGTCGAAGGCATGGCGGCCAGGCAACCGACCCCGGACGAACTGACGTCCCTGCGACGGGAGGTCGGCGTCTACCGCCGGGTCGTGCACGGAGGCGGCCGGCTGCTGCTGGGAACCGACGCCCCCCTGACCCCTGTCGGACTTCATCTGCACATGGCCATGCGGGCGCTGCACCGATACGGCATGTCCCCCGCCGAGGTCCTGACCACCGCGACCCGGGCCCCCGCGCGCGTCTTCGGGGTCGCCGACCACCTCGGTACGGTGGAACCGGGCAAACTGGCCGACCTGACCATCGTCGACGGCAACCCGTTCGAGGACTTCGACGCGCTGATCCGGATCAGCGGCGCCGTCCGTGGCGGTCGGCTGTACGAACGGGCCGTGCTGGAAGGGGCGTTCTCCCACTCCGCCGCGCACTCGGCGCCGCACGGAGGCTGGGCCACCGTCTCGGACCAGATGCTCCGGGACGGCTGCTGCGAAGGCCCTTCGGCGCTCCCTCAGGTCGGGTGGTGA
- a CDS encoding DUF3618 domain-containing protein translates to MTERTPSPDDESPLVVEEMREQIEQTREELGLTVEALAAKADVRSRLREQAAGKAAQVRGAAEQAKQLLKEKTPDPVVDRAARTAAQVRNAASRAGERAASGAPGTLPERTGRVAAKAWNHRAPLFGVGAALVVLLVVRRGRRRR, encoded by the coding sequence ATGACCGAGCGAACCCCCTCTCCTGACGACGAGTCGCCGCTCGTCGTCGAGGAGATGCGTGAACAGATCGAGCAGACACGTGAGGAGTTGGGACTGACGGTCGAAGCTCTGGCGGCGAAGGCCGATGTGAGGAGCCGGCTGCGGGAACAGGCCGCCGGGAAGGCCGCCCAGGTGCGCGGCGCCGCGGAGCAGGCCAAGCAGCTGCTGAAGGAGAAGACGCCCGATCCCGTGGTCGACCGGGCCGCCCGGACCGCGGCGCAGGTGCGGAACGCCGCCTCACGTGCGGGAGAGCGCGCCGCGAGCGGGGCACCCGGCACTCTGCCGGAGCGGACGGGCCGGGTCGCGGCCAAGGCATGGAACCACCGCGCTCCTCTGTTCGGCGTCGGGGCCGCGCTCGTTGTCCTCCTTGTCGTCCGACGCGGCCGGAGGCGTCGATGA
- a CDS encoding DUF4235 domain-containing protein: protein MKASKIAYRPVGLVLGAAGGMLAAAAFRRTWKMIEHDKDAPDATDEDRAWPEILVAAALQGAIFAVVKATVERAGATATRRLTGTWPA, encoded by the coding sequence ATGAAGGCGTCCAAGATCGCCTACCGGCCGGTCGGCCTGGTCCTGGGCGCCGCCGGCGGCATGCTCGCCGCGGCGGCCTTCAGGAGGACGTGGAAGATGATCGAGCACGACAAGGACGCTCCCGACGCCACCGACGAGGACCGCGCATGGCCGGAGATCCTCGTCGCCGCAGCGCTGCAAGGGGCGATCTTCGCCGTGGTGAAGGCCACCGTCGAACGGGCGGGCGCCACCGCCACCCGACGACTGACGGGCACCTGGCCGGCCTGA
- a CDS encoding STAS domain-containing protein, translating to MIRPSAFAHRTTFAPDPATGSEWATIRLQGELDLESGVEFSSTVGLCLACGPAGIRVDLTSLQLMDCTGLRHLEEAAARAREAGVAFSLIGAPPPLVRRVLLLTGSPTLPLPPRTSRTREHPAPDRAVPSRAHHGYWTRVLRLCMLTAAGGTIIGSLLLTVQGA from the coding sequence ATGATCCGGCCCTCAGCGTTCGCACACCGCACCACCTTCGCCCCGGACCCGGCCACAGGTTCCGAATGGGCCACCATCCGCCTGCAAGGCGAGCTGGACCTCGAATCAGGCGTGGAGTTCAGCTCGACCGTCGGGCTGTGCCTGGCCTGCGGTCCCGCGGGCATCCGCGTCGACCTGACCAGCCTCCAGCTCATGGACTGCACCGGACTCCGCCATCTGGAGGAAGCGGCCGCCAGGGCGCGGGAGGCCGGTGTCGCCTTCAGCCTCATCGGCGCGCCCCCGCCCCTCGTACGACGAGTGCTCCTCCTCACCGGCTCCCCCACGCTGCCCCTGCCGCCCCGCACTTCACGCACCCGGGAGCACCCTGCCCCGGACCGGGCCGTACCGAGCCGCGCACACCACGGCTACTGGACGCGGGTCCTGCGGCTGTGCATGCTCACCGCCGCCGGAGGCACCATCATCGGCTCGCTCCTCCTGACAGTCCAAGGGGCGTGA
- a CDS encoding glutamate--cysteine ligase 2, producing MVRSVGVEEELLLVDEASGEPRALATAVLAAATREASERKEEVFEAELHREQLEFATRPQTDMGELAREIADCRADAARHAGRHGATVVALGTSPLPVSPSVGSGERYRWLEEHFGLTTYEQLTCGCHVHVSVESDEEGVAVLDRVRPWLPVLLAMSANSPFWQGRDSRYHSYRSRVWDRWPSAGPTDLFGTADRYHAYVEAMIGTGVLRDEGMIYFDARLSRSYPTVEFRIADVCLDASTTVLVATLARALVETAARQWKADEPPVPHRTELLRLASWRAARSGLDGQLLHPLTMRPAPADEVVRALYDHVREALEDSGDALPAREALFALLANGTGARAQRELLNRTQSLGDMVIACARRTAR from the coding sequence ATGGTGCGGAGTGTGGGTGTGGAGGAGGAGCTTCTCCTGGTGGACGAGGCCAGTGGGGAGCCGCGGGCGCTGGCCACGGCGGTGCTGGCGGCCGCTACGCGTGAGGCCTCGGAGCGCAAGGAGGAGGTGTTCGAGGCGGAGCTGCACCGGGAGCAGCTGGAGTTCGCCACCCGGCCGCAGACCGACATGGGTGAGCTGGCACGGGAGATCGCCGACTGCCGGGCCGACGCGGCCCGCCACGCCGGACGGCACGGGGCGACCGTCGTCGCGCTGGGGACCTCGCCGCTGCCGGTCAGCCCATCCGTGGGTTCCGGTGAGCGGTACCGCTGGCTGGAGGAGCACTTCGGGCTGACCACGTACGAGCAGCTCACCTGCGGTTGCCATGTGCATGTGTCGGTGGAGTCGGACGAGGAGGGTGTGGCGGTCCTCGACCGCGTCCGGCCCTGGCTGCCCGTTCTTCTCGCGATGAGCGCGAACTCGCCCTTCTGGCAGGGCCGGGACAGCCGTTACCACAGCTACCGCAGCCGGGTATGGGACCGCTGGCCCTCGGCCGGGCCGACCGATCTCTTCGGCACGGCCGACCGGTACCACGCCTATGTCGAAGCGATGATCGGTACCGGCGTGCTGCGGGACGAAGGGATGATCTACTTCGACGCCCGCCTCTCCCGGTCGTACCCCACCGTCGAGTTCCGGATCGCCGATGTCTGCCTCGACGCCTCCACCACCGTCCTCGTCGCCACCCTGGCCCGCGCCCTGGTGGAGACCGCCGCCCGGCAGTGGAAGGCGGACGAGCCCCCCGTACCGCACCGGACGGAACTTCTCCGCCTGGCCTCCTGGCGCGCGGCCCGTTCCGGACTGGACGGCCAGCTTCTCCACCCGCTCACCATGCGCCCCGCCCCGGCGGACGAGGTGGTGCGTGCCCTGTACGACCATGTCCGCGAAGCCCTGGAGGACAGCGGTGACGCCCTGCCCGCGCGCGAAGCGCTCTTCGCACTCCTCGCGAACGGTACCGGCGCGAGGGCACAGCGCGAACTCCTGAACCGCACGCAAAGCCTGGGGGACATGGTCATCGCCTGCGCCCGCCGAACCGCCCGGTAG
- a CDS encoding metallophosphoesterase family protein: MPSRVAVLSDIHGVLPALEAVLAEPDVRAASLVVLTGDIATGPQPTQVLDRLTSLGDRFLWIGGNADRELLEHRSGLSGPDTDPLTAWAAEQLRPDHLDLLAGLPKSRTLSLRGLGNVLFCHATPRDDEEVVLVDSRLDRWRDVFGELDDDIRTVVLGHTHMPFVRLVHGRLVINPGSVGMPYGRTGAHWALLGPGAELRTTDFDLDAAVREIVRDSAYPDAAEWADYFIRARASDVDALEAFGPRDGRGGPPRT; encoded by the coding sequence ATGCCGAGCCGTGTCGCCGTACTGTCCGACATCCATGGAGTACTGCCCGCCCTGGAAGCGGTACTCGCCGAGCCGGACGTCCGAGCCGCGTCCCTCGTCGTCCTCACCGGTGACATAGCGACCGGTCCTCAGCCGACCCAGGTCCTGGACCGGCTGACCTCGCTCGGAGACCGTTTCCTGTGGATCGGGGGGAACGCCGACCGTGAACTCCTCGAACACCGGAGTGGCTTGAGCGGCCCGGACACCGACCCCCTCACCGCCTGGGCGGCCGAGCAACTGCGCCCGGACCACCTCGACCTGCTCGCCGGCCTGCCGAAGTCACGCACCCTGTCACTGCGCGGCTTGGGCAACGTCCTCTTCTGCCATGCCACTCCCCGCGACGACGAGGAGGTCGTCCTCGTCGACTCCCGGCTCGACCGCTGGCGGGACGTGTTCGGCGAACTGGACGACGACATCCGTACGGTCGTCCTCGGGCACACCCACATGCCCTTCGTCCGGCTCGTGCACGGACGTCTCGTCATCAATCCCGGCAGTGTCGGCATGCCCTACGGCCGGACCGGGGCGCACTGGGCGCTGCTGGGCCCTGGCGCGGAGCTGCGCACCACGGACTTCGACCTTGACGCGGCCGTCCGCGAGATCGTCCGCGACTCCGCGTACCCGGACGCCGCCGAGTGGGCCGACTACTTCATCCGGGCCCGCGCGAGCGACGTGGACGCCCTGGAAGCGTTCGGCCCGAGGGACGGACGCGGCGGCCCGCCCCGGACCTGA
- a CDS encoding adenylate kinase — protein MRILLIGPPGAGKGTQAVRLASRLSIQHISAGDLFREHIDQGTELGRNARTHISSGRLVPDGITIGVLAERLGRPDTERGFLLDGFPRNIPQAEALDGILADSGSGLDAVLDLEIPEAEVVGRIAGRRLCRRNREHIFHVDHSPPEVAEACDVCGGELYQRDDDREATVRRRLEIHRSETAPVVGHYRAAGLVSTISALGQVQEVLDRALLAIGQGQNQVDASGTSRR, from the coding sequence ATGCGCATCCTCCTGATCGGGCCGCCCGGAGCCGGCAAGGGCACGCAAGCCGTACGTCTTGCCTCGCGTCTGTCGATCCAGCACATCTCCGCCGGTGACCTGTTCCGCGAGCACATCGACCAGGGCACCGAGCTCGGACGGAACGCCCGTACACACATCAGCTCCGGCCGTCTGGTACCGGACGGGATCACGATCGGTGTGCTCGCGGAGCGCCTTGGCCGCCCGGACACCGAACGCGGATTCCTGCTGGACGGCTTCCCCCGCAACATCCCCCAGGCGGAGGCGCTGGACGGCATCCTGGCCGACTCGGGGTCGGGACTGGACGCCGTGCTCGACCTGGAGATACCCGAGGCCGAGGTGGTCGGGCGGATCGCCGGACGACGGCTGTGCCGCCGGAACCGCGAACACATCTTCCATGTGGACCACAGCCCGCCTGAAGTCGCGGAAGCCTGCGACGTCTGCGGCGGTGAGCTGTACCAGCGCGACGACGACCGCGAGGCGACGGTTCGCAGACGGCTGGAGATCCACCGCAGCGAGACCGCGCCGGTCGTCGGCCACTACCGGGCCGCAGGTCTGGTGAGCACCATCTCGGCCCTCGGCCAGGTCCAAGAGGTCCTGGACCGCGCGCTGCTCGCGATCGGTCAGGGCCAGAACCAGGTCGACGCCTCCGGCACATCGCGCCGCTGA
- a CDS encoding DUF4259 domain-containing protein: MGTWDIGPFDNDTAADFGGRLDEAAADVRGSLVREALDSGGGEEKVAAAALVAAHCPGGEPVDTAYGPKQPLPDLSGLRDLARTALDGLVDKPSELSELWAESGDDSWRAGVVRLRDLLASTPAGGAARPV; the protein is encoded by the coding sequence ATGGGTACCTGGGACATCGGCCCCTTCGACAACGACACCGCGGCCGACTTCGGCGGCAGGCTGGACGAGGCGGCGGCGGACGTACGCGGCTCCCTCGTCCGGGAGGCGCTGGACTCCGGTGGCGGCGAGGAGAAGGTCGCGGCCGCCGCGCTCGTCGCCGCCCACTGTCCCGGTGGTGAGCCCGTCGACACCGCCTACGGGCCGAAGCAGCCCCTGCCGGACCTCAGCGGCCTGCGGGACCTCGCCCGTACCGCTCTCGACGGACTGGTGGACAAGCCTTCCGAACTCTCCGAGCTGTGGGCCGAGTCGGGCGACGACAGCTGGCGGGCCGGTGTCGTCCGGTTGCGGGATCTCCTCGCTTCCACGCCTGCGGGAGGAGCCGCCCGCCCGGTGTGA
- a CDS encoding AAA family ATPase encodes MIVWLNGTFGAGKTTTAKELTSRIPDSRLFDAEKVGEMLWHVLGVPDRDFQDFPPWRGLVVETARQVLDHVGGVLVVTQTVLVERYWTEMRTGLTRAGVPVRHFLLHADQDTLVERIETDTKEESVGARQWRLDHLAAYQASLPWLRREAEVIDTVGIAPHRVADIIMASVAKPA; translated from the coding sequence ATGATTGTGTGGCTGAACGGCACATTCGGCGCGGGCAAGACCACAACCGCGAAGGAGCTGACCTCACGCATCCCGGACTCCCGGCTCTTCGACGCGGAGAAGGTCGGCGAGATGCTGTGGCACGTCCTCGGCGTGCCCGACCGGGACTTCCAGGACTTCCCGCCCTGGCGCGGACTCGTGGTGGAGACCGCGCGGCAGGTGCTCGACCATGTGGGCGGTGTCCTGGTGGTCACCCAGACCGTCCTGGTCGAGCGGTACTGGACGGAGATGCGCACGGGCCTCACCCGTGCCGGTGTCCCGGTGCGGCATTTCCTCCTGCACGCCGACCAGGACACGCTGGTGGAACGCATCGAGACCGACACCAAGGAAGAGAGCGTCGGCGCCCGCCAGTGGCGCCTCGACCATCTCGCCGCCTACCAGGCGTCCTTGCCCTGGCTCCGTCGTGAGGCCGAGGTCATCGACACCGTGGGCATCGCTCCCCACCGTGTCGCCGACATCATCATGGCGAGCGTCGCGAAACCGGCCTGA
- a CDS encoding amidinotransferase — protein MTAPRRIHVTHEWGVLEETVVGRVIDFTFPAGLAHGVPDSLGFLPERTRAQLPRWAGRSWSDADPEGYGACVAQVEGLARFLTGRGATVHRPRALTPMELRSYEDGGQFSMQTFVRDPLLVIGDHVIETALRLPARYKERFGLRPVIDEAAARGARRSVVPPPAPVPVPDLRTATGPFLEGGDVLLFGKDILVGHGSGAATDMAGVRWLEELLGDDHRVHPVPLSDRVIHLDDGLTAVREGLAVVCREQFTDGLPALLADWELIEVDLWDAVNLLAGNSLVLAPGEVLVDERLHRLADSLTAHDVTVHTLPYDAVTPFAGGFRCSHHPLVRTLPVR, from the coding sequence ATGACCGCGCCCCGACGGATCCACGTCACCCATGAATGGGGGGTGCTCGAAGAGACCGTCGTCGGACGCGTCATCGACTTCACCTTCCCCGCCGGACTCGCCCACGGAGTACCCGACTCCCTCGGATTCCTCCCCGAACGCACCCGGGCCCAACTGCCGCGCTGGGCGGGCCGGTCATGGTCCGACGCGGACCCGGAGGGCTACGGAGCCTGCGTCGCACAGGTCGAGGGACTGGCCCGCTTCCTCACCGGCCGGGGCGCCACCGTCCACCGCCCCCGTGCGCTCACCCCCATGGAACTGCGGTCCTACGAGGACGGCGGACAGTTCAGCATGCAGACGTTCGTCCGGGACCCCCTTCTCGTCATCGGTGACCACGTCATCGAGACCGCGCTGCGGCTGCCCGCCCGCTACAAGGAACGCTTCGGACTGCGCCCGGTCATCGACGAGGCCGCCGCCCGGGGCGCCCGACGCTCGGTCGTGCCGCCGCCCGCCCCCGTCCCGGTCCCCGACCTCCGGACGGCCACCGGACCGTTCCTCGAAGGCGGCGATGTGCTGCTTTTCGGCAAGGACATCCTGGTCGGCCACGGCAGCGGCGCCGCGACCGACATGGCGGGCGTCCGCTGGCTCGAAGAACTCCTCGGCGACGACCACCGTGTGCACCCGGTGCCGCTGTCCGACCGCGTCATCCACCTGGACGACGGTCTCACCGCCGTCCGCGAGGGCCTGGCCGTCGTCTGCCGGGAACAGTTCACCGACGGACTGCCCGCGCTCCTCGCCGACTGGGAACTCATCGAGGTCGACCTGTGGGACGCGGTCAACCTCCTCGCGGGCAACAGCCTCGTCCTCGCCCCCGGCGAGGTCCTCGTGGACGAACGCCTGCACCGGCTCGCGGATTCCCTCACCGCCCACGATGTCACCGTCCACACCCTCCCCTACGACGCCGTCACCCCCTTCGCCGGCGGCTTCCGCTGCTCCCACCACCCCCTGGTACGCACGCTCCCCGTCCGGTGA